A DNA window from Methanocorpusculum sp. contains the following coding sequences:
- the tfrB gene encoding fumarate reductase (CoM/CoB) subunit TfrB: protein MKVTISRFDPDTGEPPKFVEYEVSVKKAARVLNVLDAVRDTIDPGFAYRHCCRGGQCGSCAVRVNGEPVLACMQEAREGDIIEPLELPRIRDLVVDIAPIMAQIAWMNNGCDCSPVTQEEIEEIKPLRECIECYSCISSCPAISASDYKGPTIMRQEQRLNLDPRDKGDRILEAIDKGLFSCTTCHKCVEVCPKEIETPRKAIEKLRAEAAKRGLSLPAHKALASLIEKTGRSVERKEPTFLERVPDVIEPEGEIRATVGFFVGCMFNGRVIQPALDTMDLLRKNGVRVIIPKDQVCCSSPLIRTGLSGFVPELQKRNIDAFVNAGVDTVLTICAGCGSTLKNDYETPFRVVDITEFLCEIGFVAPAKVEGTYTYHDPCHLLRGQGISEQPRILLNSVAEKFVEMPARCCGAGGGVKSGQPEEAAKIGAVRAEMVKKTGADYIVTVCPFCEFHLNQVTGLPVKNIATLMMEGYRKQEK from the coding sequence ATGAAAGTAACCATCTCCCGTTTCGATCCGGACACCGGAGAACCTCCCAAATTTGTTGAGTATGAGGTCAGTGTCAAAAAAGCTGCACGCGTACTCAATGTTCTGGATGCCGTCAGAGATACGATCGATCCAGGCTTTGCCTACCGACACTGCTGTCGGGGCGGGCAGTGCGGTTCATGTGCGGTTCGCGTGAACGGCGAACCGGTCCTTGCCTGCATGCAGGAAGCCCGCGAAGGCGATATCATCGAACCCCTCGAGCTGCCGAGGATCAGAGACCTGGTCGTCGACATTGCCCCGATCATGGCACAGATCGCCTGGATGAACAACGGATGCGACTGTTCTCCTGTTACACAGGAGGAGATCGAGGAGATAAAACCTCTCCGGGAATGCATCGAATGCTACTCCTGTATCTCCTCCTGTCCCGCGATCTCCGCCTCGGATTACAAAGGTCCGACGATCATGCGCCAGGAGCAGAGACTTAATCTCGATCCGCGGGACAAAGGGGACCGGATCCTTGAAGCGATCGACAAGGGACTCTTTTCCTGCACGACCTGTCATAAATGTGTCGAGGTCTGTCCAAAAGAGATCGAAACGCCAAGGAAAGCTATTGAAAAACTCCGGGCCGAAGCGGCAAAGAGAGGGCTCTCCCTCCCGGCACACAAAGCCCTTGCTTCTCTGATTGAAAAAACCGGCCGCTCGGTCGAGCGAAAGGAGCCGACATTCCTCGAACGGGTACCGGATGTCATCGAACCTGAAGGCGAGATCCGGGCCACAGTCGGATTTTTCGTCGGATGCATGTTCAACGGACGAGTCATCCAGCCTGCATTGGACACCATGGACCTTCTCCGCAAAAACGGAGTCAGAGTGATCATTCCAAAAGATCAGGTCTGCTGCAGCTCGCCGCTGATCAGAACAGGACTCTCGGGATTCGTTCCCGAACTGCAGAAACGAAACATCGATGCGTTTGTCAACGCAGGCGTTGACACCGTCCTCACCATCTGCGCAGGATGCGGATCGACGCTGAAAAACGATTATGAAACCCCGTTCAGGGTCGTCGACATCACCGAGTTCCTCTGCGAGATCGGATTTGTTGCTCCTGCAAAGGTTGAAGGGACCTACACCTATCACGATCCGTGCCACTTGCTCAGGGGACAGGGTATCTCAGAACAACCCAGGATCCTTTTGAACTCGGTCGCCGAAAAGTTCGTGGAGATGCCTGCGAGATGCTGCGGAGCAGGCGGCGGCGTGAAATCCGGTCAGCCTGAAGAAGCGGCAAAGATCGGAGCAGTTCGCGCAGAGATGGTAAAAAAGACCGGTGCCGATTACATCGTGACGGTCTGTCCGTTCTGCGAATTCCATCTTAATCAGGTGACCGGACTGCCGGTAAAAAATATCGCGACCCTGATGATGGAAGGGTATCGCAAACAAGAAAAATAA
- the purM gene encoding phosphoribosylformylglycinamidine cyclo-ligase — MTKKYSYKEAGVDINLEADGVKALIHQLSYKRSGEHGMVGDVGHFAGMIDFGSKVLSLCTDGVGTKMRIADDLQDWTTVGIDCMAMNVNDMYVMNIEPIAFVDYIATEGIKTEQMIQIGVGLNEGARLSNINIVGGETATLKGMINGLDLAGTCLGVQDKDKVVTGEKVAPGDIIIGVASTGVHSNGYTLARQVAEENGGYATVLPSGRTVGEALLVPTRIYSEVLDVCSKAVVHGMCHVTGGGLLNFLRISNYGFAVEDPLPVPEILAWITEKGALEMNELYRTFNMGMGFAFIVPKESVETVLSMVEGAKVVGRVIEDHKVTLKGVEIT, encoded by the coding sequence ATGACAAAGAAGTATTCGTATAAAGAGGCCGGGGTCGATATCAACCTTGAGGCCGACGGGGTAAAAGCCCTGATCCATCAACTGAGCTACAAACGCAGTGGTGAGCATGGAATGGTCGGCGATGTCGGTCACTTTGCCGGGATGATCGATTTCGGCAGCAAGGTCCTTTCCTTGTGTACTGACGGTGTCGGAACCAAGATGCGGATCGCTGACGATCTTCAGGATTGGACAACGGTCGGTATCGACTGTATGGCGATGAATGTGAACGACATGTATGTCATGAACATCGAACCGATCGCGTTCGTCGATTACATCGCGACCGAGGGTATCAAAACCGAGCAGATGATCCAGATCGGTGTCGGTCTCAACGAAGGAGCACGTCTTTCCAACATCAATATTGTCGGCGGCGAGACTGCTACGCTGAAGGGAATGATCAATGGACTTGACCTTGCAGGCACCTGTCTCGGTGTTCAGGACAAGGATAAGGTCGTCACGGGCGAAAAAGTTGCACCCGGCGATATCATTATTGGTGTCGCAAGCACCGGCGTTCACTCAAACGGGTACACGCTTGCACGCCAGGTCGCTGAAGAAAACGGAGGCTATGCAACCGTTCTTCCGTCCGGCAGAACCGTCGGCGAAGCATTGCTTGTTCCAACAAGGATCTACTCTGAGGTCCTTGATGTCTGCAGCAAAGCAGTCGTACACGGCATGTGTCACGTGACCGGCGGCGGTCTGCTGAACTTCCTTCGGATCTCCAATTACGGTTTTGCGGTCGAAGACCCACTTCCGGTTCCGGAGATCTTAGCATGGATCACCGAGAAGGGCGCTCTTGAGATGAACGAACTCTACCGTACCTTCAATATGGGTATGGGCTTTGCGTTCATCGTGCCAAAAGAGAGCGTGGAGACCGTTCTTTCCATGGTCGAAGGGGCAAAAGTCGTCGGCCGTGTGATCGAAGATCACAAAGTCACGCTCAAGGGCGTAGAAATCACCTAA
- a CDS encoding ATP-binding cassette domain-containing protein, whose amino-acid sequence MRIVLDDVHLHAGTFSLTADTVFEEGVHMISGRVGSGKSTLGSALAGLSKVESGQISFEGCGSPVLLMQFPEYQVTGATILREISSWGVSREDPIFSRFDVEIRDRDPFTLSRGELKRLMLACVFAKDPDVLVLDEPYASLDQSAKEVLTGLIESRRGITVVFSHETEYAPKNSRKWKIHNGGLHCE is encoded by the coding sequence ATGAGGATCGTTCTTGATGATGTTCACCTTCATGCAGGTACGTTTTCTCTGACGGCAGACACCGTTTTCGAGGAGGGGGTCCATATGATATCCGGTAGGGTGGGTTCAGGCAAATCCACGCTTGGCTCGGCTCTTGCGGGCTTATCCAAGGTAGAATCCGGACAAATCAGTTTTGAAGGATGCGGTTCGCCGGTTCTTTTGATGCAGTTTCCCGAGTATCAGGTGACGGGCGCGACGATTTTGCGTGAGATATCCTCATGGGGCGTTTCCCGTGAGGATCCGATTTTCTCCCGTTTCGATGTGGAGATACGGGACCGGGATCCGTTCACGCTTTCTCGCGGAGAACTGAAACGGCTGATGCTCGCCTGTGTTTTTGCGAAAGATCCGGATGTTCTTGTTCTCGATGAGCCGTATGCTTCGCTTGATCAGTCGGCGAAAGAGGTTTTGACCGGTCTGATAGAGAGCCGCCGCGGGATAACGGTCGTCTTTTCCCATGAGACGGAGTATGCGCCGAAGAATTCCCGGAAGTGGAAGATACACAACGGAGGGCTGCACTGTGAGTGA
- the tfrA gene encoding fumarate reductase (CoM/CoB) subunit TfrA produces MGIENKTDCHVLVIGSGGAGIRAAVEAETFGETIIVSKTITGKGGCTVMAEGGFNAVLNEEDSIQTHFEDTMRGGAFLNDESLVETLAAEAPNRIRDLFSWGAVFDLAKDNTIAQRPFGGQRCARTCYAGDHTGHELVMTLLEKLRGSSVQIENEVTVLDLLYDGERVNGAITCDREGELGVITADAVILATGGAGQVYDTTTNSTAGTGDGYALGYKAGAQLIDMEQVQFHPTGAVTPYDSRGRLITEAVRGEGGILKNALGERFMTKYDPARMELSTRDVVARGIATEVLEGRGTPHGGVWLDVSHLPREHIETRLPIMLNQFLQFGVDIRNEPMEVAPTAHHFMGGIMITPDAKTTVPHLYAAGEVTGGVHGGNRLGGNALADTQVFGRRAGIAAGKTERTAKNVDKNQIKAAEEKLASYYNGSTKTADVRRSMKTTMWNNVGIYRNELDLRVAERDIRKLQNTPLKIDSPRELPDAVITENMLLVAQLVIEGALLRRESRGAHTRTDVKQTWTNETSPFGHTFFVKGKSGIEILEEKL; encoded by the coding sequence ATGGGCATCGAAAACAAAACAGACTGTCATGTACTGGTCATAGGTTCAGGCGGCGCAGGAATACGTGCCGCCGTTGAAGCGGAAACGTTTGGCGAGACCATCATCGTCTCAAAAACGATCACCGGCAAAGGCGGGTGTACCGTCATGGCAGAAGGCGGATTCAATGCAGTGTTGAACGAAGAAGATTCGATACAGACCCATTTCGAAGATACGATGAGAGGCGGGGCATTTTTGAACGATGAGTCGCTTGTAGAGACTCTCGCCGCAGAAGCTCCGAACAGAATACGTGATCTGTTTTCCTGGGGTGCCGTCTTCGATCTGGCAAAAGATAATACGATAGCTCAGCGGCCTTTTGGCGGACAGCGGTGTGCCAGGACCTGTTATGCCGGTGACCACACGGGTCACGAACTGGTGATGACCCTGCTTGAAAAACTCAGGGGTTCATCGGTCCAGATCGAAAATGAAGTGACGGTCCTTGACCTGCTTTATGACGGCGAGCGGGTGAACGGCGCGATAACCTGTGATCGTGAAGGAGAGCTCGGGGTCATCACGGCCGATGCAGTGATCCTCGCGACTGGAGGAGCAGGCCAGGTCTATGACACGACGACCAACTCGACCGCAGGGACCGGGGACGGATACGCACTTGGGTACAAAGCCGGAGCGCAGCTCATCGATATGGAACAAGTCCAGTTCCACCCGACCGGCGCCGTGACCCCTTACGATTCCCGCGGACGGCTGATCACCGAAGCAGTCAGAGGAGAGGGGGGCATCCTGAAAAACGCACTTGGCGAACGGTTCATGACGAAATATGATCCGGCACGCATGGAACTTTCTACACGCGACGTCGTTGCGAGAGGAATCGCCACCGAAGTTCTTGAGGGACGGGGCACTCCTCACGGAGGTGTCTGGCTGGATGTGAGTCATCTCCCGCGTGAACATATCGAGACACGCCTTCCCATCATGCTGAATCAGTTCCTGCAGTTCGGCGTGGATATCAGAAACGAACCAATGGAGGTCGCACCGACAGCCCACCACTTCATGGGAGGGATAATGATCACACCTGACGCAAAAACAACAGTGCCCCATCTCTATGCAGCAGGAGAAGTGACCGGGGGAGTTCACGGAGGAAACCGCCTTGGAGGAAACGCTCTCGCCGACACCCAGGTGTTTGGAAGAAGGGCAGGGATCGCGGCAGGCAAAACCGAACGGACTGCCAAAAATGTCGACAAGAATCAAATAAAGGCAGCAGAAGAAAAACTTGCGTCATATTATAACGGCTCGACAAAAACCGCTGACGTCCGACGGTCCATGAAAACAACGATGTGGAACAATGTCGGGATCTACCGAAACGAGCTGGACCTCAGGGTCGCTGAACGGGATATCCGAAAACTGCAGAACACTCCGCTGAAAATCGACAGCCCGCGTGAACTTCCCGATGCAGTTATCACAGAAAATATGCTGCTTGTCGCACAGCTCGTTATCGAAGGAGCGCTCCTCAGAAGAGAATCCAGAGGAGCCCACACCCGGACCGATGTGAAACAGACCTGGACGAACGAGACCTCGCCGTTTGGGCACACATTCTTTGTCAAAGGCAAATCAGGCATTGAGATCCTGGAGGAAAAACTATGA
- a CDS encoding pyruvate/oxaloacetate carboxyltransferase — MKKLNITDTTLRDAHQSLAATRMRTEDMLGLAREMEKAGFWSVEAWGGATFDTCIRYLNDDPWNRLRTLREIFVKTPIQMLLRGQNLVGYRHYPDDVVDKFVSSASENGVRVFRVFDALNDIRNMQRSMTAVIDTGNHLQGTISYTTSPVHSIEGFVTMAEELYALGCNSICIKDMAGLIMPESARELITGIKERLDIPVCLHSHSTSGIAPMSYQAAIEAGVDILDTAMSPFAGGTSQPATESIVASLIGTPRDTNISLSTLRSIKVAAANIRGKYDCLIDPISVRIDSDVLIYQLPGGMISNLVSQLKEQNALDKMEEVLLEIPKVRDDLGFPPLVTPTSQIVGTQAVLNVLMGGRYKTVTNEVRDYLKGLYGKSPKPLDDALVTSIIGDVPRISCRPADTLEPIYDKMKADAEAQGLIKKEEDVLTYILYPAIAPAFLKGEKTAEAFPVIPTSVGGMAPTDYDIPRSMEVEVDGEIFAVRILSVEGEAIVSSGKPTETRHRGDVPGGVKSSIQGMVLDIKVQAGQKVSAGETLLVLEAMKMENPIVSPIDGTVTEIFVENGAVVQSGDVLVVVQ, encoded by the coding sequence ATGAAAAAACTCAATATTACCGACACAACGCTCCGTGACGCTCATCAGTCACTAGCGGCAACGCGTATGCGAACCGAAGATATGCTCGGTCTTGCCCGCGAGATGGAAAAAGCCGGATTTTGGTCCGTAGAAGCGTGGGGCGGGGCAACCTTTGACACCTGTATCAGATACTTAAACGACGATCCCTGGAATCGTCTCAGAACGCTTCGCGAAATATTTGTCAAGACCCCGATCCAGATGCTTCTGCGCGGGCAAAATCTTGTTGGATATCGTCACTACCCCGATGATGTCGTTGACAAATTCGTCTCCTCCGCATCAGAAAACGGGGTCCGTGTCTTTCGGGTCTTTGACGCACTGAACGATATCAGAAACATGCAGAGGTCCATGACCGCTGTCATCGACACCGGAAATCACCTGCAGGGCACTATATCCTATACGACCAGCCCTGTCCACAGCATCGAAGGTTTCGTTACAATGGCTGAGGAACTCTACGCCCTTGGCTGCAACTCGATATGTATCAAAGATATGGCAGGACTCATCATGCCTGAGTCTGCCCGTGAACTGATCACCGGCATCAAAGAACGGCTCGACATCCCTGTCTGTCTTCACAGCCACTCGACAAGCGGCATTGCCCCCATGAGTTATCAGGCGGCGATCGAAGCAGGCGTCGATATCCTGGACACCGCCATGTCCCCCTTTGCAGGCGGAACAAGTCAGCCCGCAACAGAAAGTATCGTGGCATCCCTCATTGGAACGCCCCGTGACACGAACATCTCCCTCTCGACTCTCCGTTCGATCAAAGTCGCAGCGGCAAACATCAGAGGAAAATATGACTGCCTGATCGATCCGATCAGTGTCAGGATCGACAGCGATGTTCTGATCTATCAGCTCCCCGGCGGTATGATCTCCAACCTTGTCTCCCAGCTGAAAGAGCAGAATGCTCTCGACAAAATGGAAGAGGTCCTTCTCGAGATCCCCAAGGTCAGAGATGATCTTGGATTCCCGCCGCTTGTAACGCCGACCTCCCAGATCGTCGGTACCCAGGCTGTTTTAAACGTTTTAATGGGCGGACGCTACAAGACCGTCACGAACGAAGTCCGCGATTATCTCAAAGGACTCTATGGAAAGAGCCCGAAACCGCTCGATGATGCTCTCGTAACCTCGATCATCGGCGATGTTCCGCGTATCTCCTGCCGCCCGGCAGATACGCTTGAACCGATCTACGATAAAATGAAAGCCGACGCCGAAGCTCAGGGACTCATCAAAAAAGAAGAGGATGTCCTCACCTACATCCTCTATCCTGCCATCGCTCCGGCATTCCTGAAAGGCGAAAAGACAGCCGAAGCATTCCCGGTGATCCCGACCTCTGTCGGAGGCATGGCGCCTACGGATTATGACATCCCCAGATCCATGGAAGTCGAAGTCGACGGTGAGATATTTGCTGTGCGGATCCTCTCTGTTGAAGGAGAAGCTATTGTCAGCTCCGGAAAACCGACCGAGACCCGTCACCGCGGCGATGTTCCCGGCGGCGTGAAGAGCAGTATCCAGGGCATGGTCCTTGACATCAAAGTTCAGGCAGGTCAGAAAGTATCTGCAGGTGAGACCCTCCTCGTTCTCGAAGCAATGAAAATGGAGAACCCCATCGTCAGTCCGATCGACGGAACGGTCACCGAAATTTTCGTCGAGAACGGAGCAGTCGTCCAGAGCGGCGATGTGTTAGTGGTGGTGCAATGA
- a CDS encoding aspartate kinase: protein MRLVMKFGGTSVGDAECIAKVVDLIKKSREEGNEIAVVVSAMTKVTDQIITEAEGIISCTDKNNLDTFINDLRNRHITALRVVAPDYIDEVTAHINVRLERLRNILIAVNHLRELTPRSRDYIISFGEKLSAPIVSAALRQAGIPSFQISGCDAGILTDGVHGGATALPESYPRIMERIGSKLRAQVPVIQGFTGCSGEGAVTTLGRSGSDYSGAIIGAGIDAEEIIIWTDVDGVMTTDPRLIPEARVIDSLSFLEMMEMSYFGAKVIHPRALLPAMEKNIPVYVKNTFNPTHPGTVVIRESHADKRIVKAVSLIKNSCMISISGFAAGRPGVAGEIFTSLAAAGVNVMLISQGSSEMNISLIITEEQVNAANKALIQIKNKGLIREYTFAKDVNVVSVVGAGMAGTPGTLYRIFHGLGVAKINVMMISQGSEVNVSFVVKETDGIRAVRAIHEEYDLEKEEA, encoded by the coding sequence ATGCGGCTCGTAATGAAATTCGGTGGAACATCGGTTGGTGATGCAGAGTGTATCGCGAAAGTCGTTGATCTCATCAAAAAATCCCGTGAGGAAGGTAATGAAATCGCTGTCGTAGTTTCAGCAATGACGAAAGTCACCGACCAGATAATCACGGAGGCTGAAGGGATCATCAGCTGTACTGACAAGAATAATCTGGATACGTTCATCAATGACCTCAGAAACCGGCATATTACGGCACTTCGTGTTGTGGCTCCGGATTATATCGATGAAGTCACCGCTCACATCAACGTAAGACTTGAGCGGCTCAGAAATATCCTCATCGCTGTCAACCATCTTAGAGAACTCACGCCGCGTTCCCGGGATTACATCATCTCCTTTGGTGAAAAACTCTCTGCACCGATCGTTTCTGCGGCGCTTCGTCAGGCAGGTATCCCGTCATTTCAGATAAGCGGCTGTGATGCAGGAATTCTTACAGACGGTGTTCACGGCGGAGCTACTGCGCTTCCGGAAAGCTACCCAAGGATCATGGAGCGTATCGGATCAAAGCTTAGAGCTCAGGTCCCGGTCATTCAGGGATTCACCGGTTGTTCCGGTGAGGGCGCAGTTACCACTCTCGGCCGCAGCGGATCGGACTACTCCGGAGCGATCATCGGAGCAGGTATCGATGCTGAAGAGATCATTATCTGGACCGATGTGGACGGTGTTATGACCACGGATCCCCGGCTCATTCCCGAGGCACGCGTCATCGATTCACTGTCGTTCCTGGAAATGATGGAGATGTCCTACTTTGGTGCAAAAGTCATCCATCCGCGTGCTCTTCTCCCGGCAATGGAGAAAAACATCCCGGTCTATGTCAAGAACACCTTTAACCCGACACACCCCGGAACCGTTGTTATCAGAGAAAGCCATGCCGACAAACGCATCGTCAAAGCCGTTTCACTCATCAAAAACAGCTGCATGATAAGTATCAGCGGATTTGCGGCCGGCAGACCCGGAGTGGCAGGCGAAATATTCACCTCTCTTGCGGCAGCAGGCGTGAACGTGATGCTCATCAGTCAGGGTTCATCTGAGATGAACATCTCGCTGATCATCACCGAAGAACAGGTAAATGCTGCAAATAAGGCTCTTATCCAGATCAAAAACAAAGGACTGATCCGTGAGTACACGTTTGCCAAGGATGTGAACGTCGTTTCGGTCGTTGGTGCGGGAATGGCGGGGACCCCCGGAACTCTCTACCGGATCTTCCATGGACTCGGTGTCGCAAAGATCAATGTGATGATGATCTCCCAGGGTTCGGAAGTGAACGTTTCGTTTGTGGTAAAGGAAACGGACGGGATCCGTGCAGTAAGAGCGATCCACGAGGAGTATGATCTCGAAAAGGAGGAAGCATGA
- a CDS encoding type IV pilin N-terminal domain-containing protein, whose protein sequence is MDKIKDDGVSPVIATILLIALSVVLISLVSIAIMAGIGSFVPAENKVVGFTVSVNATNNTALVTPVSGNDLPFMESYRVYTNHGHWDSPNAGSITVTDFNSTVHYVNIVGNFSDRVTALVFSGKVVIEGGVIVVEPVVSPYYVVGNDGYNTTFEFVDSINDWYNKFYNNASPGDPNYEVVVVVDPHNDKDFTFFNELPIIVGNQPIEFSASNIETLSDGNVKILIEEGGNIVRAPGYYDALLQIGNVSDLGTTMVTIEKKQGDPFTFNGSNIDGVTSPLIIVSPQGRLVVQKDATLVVENNMNLYGDGFGGGIFVDDGGELDISGTLRVISNSANYGGGIYKARWGIVATPGTGTILYSGNTAVIAGPNIYNEP, encoded by the coding sequence ATGGATAAAATTAAGGACGATGGCGTTAGTCCGGTTATTGCAACTATACTCCTTATCGCTCTTTCCGTTGTTCTTATATCCCTTGTCAGTATCGCCATAATGGCGGGGATCGGCTCTTTTGTACCGGCTGAGAATAAAGTGGTCGGGTTTACTGTTTCGGTGAATGCCACAAATAATACTGCTCTTGTAACGCCGGTCTCAGGAAATGATCTGCCATTTATGGAGTCGTATCGTGTGTACACCAATCATGGGCACTGGGATAGTCCAAATGCGGGAAGTATTACCGTTACGGATTTTAATTCGACTGTACACTATGTGAATATCGTCGGCAATTTTTCCGATAGGGTGACCGCACTGGTTTTCAGCGGGAAGGTCGTTATTGAAGGCGGGGTGATCGTGGTCGAACCGGTGGTGAGTCCGTATTATGTGGTCGGGAATGACGGATACAATACAACGTTTGAGTTTGTTGACTCAATCAATGATTGGTACAACAAATTCTACAATAACGCTTCTCCAGGTGATCCTAATTATGAGGTGGTGGTCGTAGTTGATCCACACAACGACAAAGACTTTACCTTCTTTAATGAACTCCCAATTATTGTTGGAAACCAGCCGATCGAGTTTTCCGCGTCAAACATCGAAACCCTCAGCGATGGCAATGTCAAAATCCTTATTGAAGAAGGAGGGAATATTGTGCGTGCCCCTGGATATTATGATGCATTATTACAGATAGGTAACGTCAGCGATCTCGGGACAACAATGGTCACTATTGAAAAAAAGCAAGGCGATCCATTTACGTTTAATGGGAGTAATATCGATGGTGTTACCTCTCCTCTTATTATAGTCTCACCCCAAGGTCGTTTGGTCGTTCAAAAAGATGCGACTCTTGTTGTGGAAAATAATATGAACCTATATGGAGATGGATTTGGCGGAGGTATATTTGTCGATGATGGTGGTGAATTGGATATAAGTGGTACATTAAGAGTTATTTCCAATTCTGCAAATTACGGCGGCGGAATTTACAAAGCACGATGGGGCATTGTCGCAACTCCGGGTACTGGGACTATTTTATACTCGGGAAACACTGCAGTGATAGCAGGTCCTAATATCTACAATGAACCATAA
- a CDS encoding acetyl-CoA carboxylase biotin carboxylase subunit yields the protein MSKNEYFDKVLVANRGEIAIRVMRACREMGIETVAVYSEADANALHVKYADEAFLIGAAHPTKSYLNMDRILEVAEMAGADAIHPGYGFLAEKAAFSGAVTKAGFTFIGPSEATIKMMGSKLDSKQAMHDVGVPVLPWTKSTDHDEAKAFAESIGYPVIVKASAGGGGIGMTIVNNETELDEAIAKSSRTAASAFGDSTVFIEKYLAKPRHIEVQIFADGKGDVIHMFERECSIQRRHQKLIEESPCPIMTDELRERMTQSAITVAKTCNYENAGTVEFLYDSGNYYFMEMNTRLQVEHTVTELITGLDLVRMQIKVAAGEPLPYAQDQVTCRGHAIECRVNAEDPMNNFQADAGKISRYRSPGGPGIRIDSCIHAGYSIPPLYDSMIAKLCARAMTREETVARMRRALTEYVIIGVKTTLPLHYAVMNNPEFIAGNTHTHFLQDPEITRSLTRYMRESETRMNQLGDSLRQGKEKTIAVTAAVSAYMSALAAKNGQKKE from the coding sequence ATGAGTAAAAACGAATACTTTGACAAAGTATTAGTTGCAAACCGGGGAGAGATCGCCATCCGCGTTATGCGTGCATGCCGGGAAATGGGCATCGAAACGGTCGCAGTTTACTCAGAAGCCGATGCAAACGCATTACACGTGAAGTACGCCGATGAGGCTTTTCTCATCGGAGCTGCTCACCCGACGAAAAGCTACCTCAATATGGACAGGATCCTCGAGGTCGCCGAAATGGCCGGAGCCGACGCGATCCACCCGGGATACGGGTTTCTTGCAGAAAAAGCAGCCTTTTCCGGTGCGGTGACAAAAGCAGGTTTCACCTTTATCGGTCCATCTGAAGCAACCATCAAAATGATGGGTTCGAAGCTCGATTCCAAGCAGGCGATGCATGACGTCGGGGTCCCGGTCCTTCCCTGGACCAAGAGTACCGACCATGACGAGGCAAAAGCATTTGCCGAATCGATCGGTTACCCGGTTATCGTGAAAGCGTCCGCCGGCGGAGGGGGTATCGGTATGACGATCGTCAACAACGAGACCGAACTCGACGAAGCGATCGCAAAATCCAGCAGGACAGCGGCTTCCGCTTTCGGCGATTCCACGGTCTTCATCGAAAAGTATCTGGCAAAGCCCAGACACATCGAGGTCCAGATCTTCGCTGATGGAAAAGGGGATGTGATCCACATGTTTGAGCGTGAGTGTTCTATTCAGAGACGTCACCAGAAACTCATCGAAGAGTCGCCATGCCCCATCATGACCGATGAACTCCGCGAAAGAATGACCCAGTCTGCGATCACCGTTGCAAAAACCTGTAATTATGAAAATGCCGGGACCGTTGAGTTCCTGTATGATTCGGGGAACTATTATTTCATGGAGATGAACACCCGTCTGCAGGTCGAACACACCGTGACCGAGCTGATCACCGGCCTCGATCTGGTCAGAATGCAGATCAAGGTCGCAGCCGGCGAACCTCTTCCCTATGCTCAGGACCAGGTCACCTGCAGGGGACATGCGATCGAGTGCCGTGTGAACGCCGAGGATCCGATGAACAACTTCCAGGCGGATGCAGGAAAGATCAGCCGTTACCGGTCCCCCGGTGGTCCGGGTATCAGGATCGACAGCTGCATCCATGCAGGATACTCGATCCCGCCGCTGTATGACTCGATGATCGCAAAACTTTGTGCGAGAGCAATGACCCGTGAGGAGACCGTCGCGAGAATGCGTCGTGCACTCACTGAATACGTCATCATCGGCGTGAAGACGACACTTCCGCTCCATTATGCAGTGATGAACAATCCGGAGTTTATCGCAGGAAATACCCACACGCATTTCCTTCAGGATCCGGAAATCACCCGGTCTCTTACGAGATATATGCGTGAAAGCGAGACCCGTATGAATCAGCTCGGAGATTCCCTCCGTCAGGGAAAAGAAAAAACCATCGCGGTCACCGCGGCAGTCAGCGCTTATATGAGTGCTCTTGCAGCAAAGAACGGCCAGAAAAAAGAATAA